Proteins encoded together in one Prosthecobacter debontii window:
- a CDS encoding acyl carrier protein codes for MSDISPHAVIGLIVHHHIVEADEPLTPESDLFACGLDSLAMMQLMLHLESEFKVRIDPAQMTRNHFATPTVLAQWLSHPNRSAA; via the coding sequence ATGTCTGACATTTCCCCTCATGCCGTCATCGGCTTGATTGTGCATCATCATATCGTGGAAGCCGATGAGCCGCTGACGCCCGAGTCCGATCTCTTTGCCTGCGGCCTCGATTCCCTGGCCATGATGCAACTGATGCTGCATCTGGAGAGCGAGTTCAAGGTGCGCATCGATCCTGCCCAGATGACGCGCAATCACTTTGCCACGCCCACCGTCTTAGCCCAGTGGCTCTCGCATCCTAACCGCAGTGCTGCATGA
- a CDS encoding FAD-dependent oxidoreductase, whose amino-acid sequence MSWETEVEVIVAGGGSAGLAAALASARGGARTLLLERQTKLGGMGTCALVHTFCGLFHPDVTQPWAWLNPGIATEVGQEMMIRTGQEAPDLMGKVYVLRQHPSLYAQMADELCRAESMLAVLSGTEWTGLKQTASGWELEVITRGAARTLSSKALVDTTGDATGARLMNPQWCEQTEGARLYRPAYISAFHGIAGVHDDAWRLQTGGMIFRAIRDGVLPQAAMGAAFRDSPFAGETFLTVDLEAGQGDWDPFDPVKRARMEQEGREVALSLWKFLRAQHPDFQHCAPPLLPTKAGIRETARYVGDYVLTGDDLAGNRRFEDEIALAGWPMEKRENARGPKFRYFDEAKPAGIPARCLQRREVPGLFFAGRCVSADHEALASVRVMGTCMATGQAAGKLAVDFVQGR is encoded by the coding sequence ATGAGCTGGGAGACTGAGGTGGAGGTGATCGTGGCAGGCGGTGGCAGTGCCGGTCTCGCGGCAGCGCTCGCCTCGGCACGCGGCGGTGCTCGCACGCTGTTGCTGGAGAGGCAGACGAAACTCGGAGGCATGGGCACCTGTGCGCTGGTGCATACCTTCTGTGGTTTATTCCATCCCGATGTCACTCAGCCCTGGGCTTGGTTGAATCCAGGCATCGCCACGGAGGTCGGGCAGGAGATGATGATCCGCACGGGGCAGGAGGCACCCGACCTGATGGGGAAAGTGTATGTGCTGCGTCAGCACCCTTCTTTGTATGCGCAGATGGCGGATGAACTCTGCCGCGCCGAGTCCATGTTGGCCGTCTTGAGTGGCACAGAGTGGACGGGTTTGAAACAAACGGCATCGGGCTGGGAGCTTGAGGTCATTACACGCGGGGCAGCACGCACCCTCAGCAGCAAGGCTCTGGTGGACACCACTGGAGATGCCACCGGAGCCCGCCTGATGAATCCGCAATGGTGTGAGCAAACGGAAGGGGCGAGGCTGTATCGGCCCGCCTACATCAGTGCCTTTCATGGCATTGCTGGGGTGCATGATGATGCCTGGCGTTTGCAGACCGGGGGGATGATTTTTCGGGCGATCCGTGATGGCGTTCTTCCTCAGGCGGCGATGGGCGCGGCGTTTCGCGATTCCCCTTTTGCTGGGGAAACCTTTCTGACCGTGGATCTGGAAGCCGGGCAGGGAGACTGGGACCCGTTCGATCCCGTGAAGCGTGCTCGAATGGAGCAGGAAGGGCGAGAGGTGGCTCTATCTCTGTGGAAGTTTCTGCGGGCTCAGCACCCTGATTTCCAGCACTGCGCGCCGCCTTTACTCCCCACGAAGGCGGGCATCCGTGAAACAGCGCGTTATGTGGGAGACTATGTGCTCACGGGGGATGATCTGGCCGGAAACCGTCGCTTTGAAGATGAAATCGCGCTGGCAGGCTGGCCCATGGAGAAGCGTGAGAATGCCAGGGGGCCCAAGTTCCGTTATTTCGATGAAGCCAAACCTGCGGGTATCCCGGCGCGTTGTTTGCAGCGTCGTGAGGTGCCGGGTCTCTTCTTTGCCGGTCGCTGTGTATCCGCTGATCATGAGGCCCTGGCCTCCGTGCGTGTCATGGGCACGTGCATGGCCACAGGTCAGGCCGCAGGAAAGTTGGCAGTGGACTTTGTGCAGGGTCGCTGA
- a CDS encoding glycosyltransferase, translating to MRLLCLTNLFPDTTQAWRGLDNVTLLHALRALDPALDIRVLCLRPGHGFWTGKACGLKPRPGDEALHPSYHWTPYVPKFGGMNDRLYALAVRRALKSLPAGWKPDALLVPWLFPDACGVHRVPELKGVPLLTVAQGSDVHQYLNLPMRRRAILSLCQRAHVITRSEDLRQRLLRAGAAADHVSTVYNGVDIETFRPGDKVASRKYLGLPLGPKILLFVGNFLPVKGLDLLIQSAAALHEELPLHLVLIGSGPLEGEMRSLCQSSGLGDVNVTFAGRKGPAEVAQYMRAVDAVCLSSHNEGVPNVLLESFASGRPLVTTHVGGISEITQPSPRGGFLVQERVVAPYVQALKEALLNPPDEQTLSAYTRPFSWPQCAGAYWKHLFALRQKIGN from the coding sequence ATGCGCTTGCTTTGTCTGACGAATCTCTTTCCTGATACAACCCAAGCTTGGCGAGGGTTGGATAACGTCACTCTTCTGCATGCTCTGAGAGCCTTGGACCCGGCTCTGGACATCCGCGTGCTGTGCCTGCGCCCAGGTCACGGATTTTGGACCGGCAAAGCCTGTGGGTTGAAACCGCGACCGGGAGACGAGGCGTTGCATCCCTCGTATCACTGGACGCCTTATGTGCCGAAGTTCGGTGGCATGAATGACCGGCTCTATGCGCTGGCGGTCCGACGGGCCTTGAAGTCACTTCCTGCCGGGTGGAAACCGGATGCGCTCCTGGTGCCCTGGCTTTTTCCCGATGCTTGTGGCGTCCATCGAGTGCCAGAGCTGAAAGGGGTGCCGCTTTTGACCGTGGCTCAGGGATCGGATGTGCATCAGTATCTGAACCTGCCCATGCGGCGGCGGGCGATCCTTTCTCTCTGCCAGCGGGCGCATGTGATCACCCGCAGTGAAGACCTGCGCCAGCGCCTCCTGCGGGCCGGGGCGGCTGCGGATCACGTCAGCACGGTTTACAATGGGGTGGATATCGAAACCTTTCGCCCCGGGGATAAGGTGGCTTCACGAAAATACCTAGGTTTGCCTCTCGGTCCTAAAATCCTTCTTTTTGTCGGCAACTTCCTGCCGGTGAAAGGCCTTGATCTCTTGATCCAGTCGGCAGCGGCCCTGCACGAGGAACTGCCGTTGCATTTGGTGCTCATCGGCAGTGGTCCTTTGGAAGGGGAAATGCGCAGCCTCTGCCAATCCTCGGGTTTGGGTGACGTGAATGTCACCTTTGCAGGCAGGAAAGGTCCCGCGGAGGTGGCACAGTATATGCGCGCTGTGGATGCTGTGTGCTTATCGAGTCATAACGAGGGGGTCCCCAATGTCTTGCTGGAGAGCTTCGCCAGCGGCAGACCCCTTGTGACCACGCATGTCGGCGGCATATCAGAGATCACCCAGCCCTCACCGAGAGGCGGTTTTCTGGTCCAGGAACGTGTCGTGGCCCCATATGTCCAGGCCCTCAAGGAAGCTCTCTTGAATCCACCGGATGAACAAACCTTGTCCGCCTACACCCGCCCCTTTTCGTGGCCTCAATGTGCGGGCGCATATTGGAAACACTTGTTTGCACTTCGCCAAAAAATCGGTAACTGA